The genomic segment TTTGAAGAATAATTATCGAGATGATCCAATATTATCAAAAACATCTACAATTTTAACTATACACAACCTGGGATATCAAGGAATCTTTCCTCCAGAAATTTTAAACATATCCGGTCTCCCTGGTTATTTATATAATATAGATGCTCTGGAATTTTTTGGACAAATAAATTTTCTAAAGGGCGGCATCCTTTTCAGCGATATTATTAATACAGTTAGTAAAACTTATGCGGAAGAAATACAAACAGAAGAATATGGTTATAAACTTGATGGTGTATTAAAGGTAAGAAATGATGATTTATATGGTATTTTAAACGGCATTGATTATAATATATTTAATCCAGAAACAGATAAATCAATTCCTTATAACTTTAATAAAGACAAATTAGAAAATAAAAACAAAAATAAAGTTTATCTCCAAGAAAAGCTTGGCCTTCCAAAAAACGAAAATGTTCCTATTTTAAGCTTTATTGGTAGAATTGTTGAACAAAAAGGTATCGATTTAATTTCAGAAATTCTTGATTATTTAACCTTATTAGATGTCCAAATAATTATTCTCGGAACTGGTGAAAAACGATATGAAGATTTATTAAGCAAATATCAGAATAAATATCCAAAAAAATTATCAATAAATATAAAATTTGATAAAGATTTAGCGCAATTGATTTATGCTGGAAGTGATATATTTATAATGCCTTCAAAATATGAACCATGCGGCTTAGGGCAAATGTATGCCATGAGATATGGCACAATACCTATTGTAAGATATACTGGTGGCTTAGCTGACACTGTAAGGGAATTTTCATGTGAAACATTATCTGGAACAGGTTTTGGTTTTTATGAATACTCTTCTTCTAATTTATTAATAAAAATTTTAAAATCTATTCATCTATATAATAGAGAAAAAAACTGTTGGAAAAAACTCATTACTAACGCAATGAATGAAGATTTTTCGTGGAATAAATCTGCTGATGAATATCACTATATATATAAAAGAGCTTTATCCAAAAAAAGGTTTTAGGAGGCAATTATGCCAGAATATAGAAAAGATCCTATTACAAACAGATGGGTAATTATATCTTCAGAAAGATCAAATAGGCCCATAGAAAAAGCAGAATTAACCACCTCAACAAGTATTTTTTGCCCCTTTGACAAAGGAAATGAACATTTAACTCCACCAGAAATTCTGGCTTTTAAACCTCAAAATTCTAAACCAAATGATGAAAATTGGTGGTTACGTGTTGTTCCGAATAAATTTCCTGCAGTTACCCAAGAAAAACCACCAATTATCAAAAAAAATGGAATGTATTTTTCAATTGATGGTTATGGTTATCATGAAGTAATCATAGAAACTCCAAACCATAATACAACCATTGCTTATATGAATGATTTCGAAGTTGAAGAAATTATATGGGCATATCTTCAAAGATTTAATGAAATAAAAAAAGATAAAAAAATAAAATATGTTCAAATCTTTAAAAATTATGGTCCAAATGCTGGCGCATCATTACCTCATCCTCATTCACAGTTAATAGCCACACCAATAATTCCAATATTCATCGAAGAAGAACTAAAAGGCTCTAAAGCATTTTACAATATCAAAAAAGAATGTATTTTTTGTTCAATTATAAACCAAGAAAAAAAAGAAAATGTCAGAATAATAGAAGAAAATAATAATTTTATTTCTTTTGAACCTTTTGCTCCACGATTTCCATATGAAACGTGGATAATCCAAAAAGAGCATAATTCAAACTTTGGAAATTTAGATATTCATTTAGTAAAAGACTTTGCAAAAATTCTAAAAAATACACTATTAAAATTAAATAGATTGTTAGGAATTTTCCCTTTTAATTATATGATTCACACATCTCCATTTGATAATCTCAATAATTCATATTATCATTGGCATTTGGAAATTATTCCAAGATTAACAAACGCTGCTGGATTCGAATGGGGATCAGGTTTTTTCATTAACTCTGTTTCACCAGAAAATGCAGCTCAAAATTTAAAATCTTTAGAGGAGGGATTTTTATGAAAAAAACTTTTATGATTGTACTTGTATTTTTATTTGTGATTACAGCCTTTTCATCATTTTACGTAAGACCATTCTTTAATACAGTAAAAGAAAACGGTCAGGATTATTTAACCTATTCTATAACAGGTGTCTTTGAAAATCAAAATTTTGGTATAGGTCTCGGTTTAAATGCTTATCAAACGGAAATTGGTGGTCCTTTATATTACGGAAAACCTGGAATGGAAGAAACAACAGATGTTTTAAGCGGGTTAACCATTAATCTTTTAAAATTAAGAGTGGGTCCTTTATATTTTAGATATGGCATGTCTTTCCCAAAAACTGTGGGTTTAGGAATGTTAATGTATAACTATACAAATAATTTCCAGAATGCTCTTGATCTCGGTATAATCTCATCAGCTGCAAATATTGAAATACATGTACCATATTCTTTAGATTCTCTTATGCCTTTTACATATAATCAAACTGCATTTTTATACTATGGTATTTTAAAAACAAGATTAGGTTTTATAAATATTGAAACACTTGCAGGTAAAACAATGAAAAAAAATGAAGTTGAACCTCTAAGAGATGACTTATTAGGTAGTGTTTCTGCATATTTAGGTGGCGGTGTTCTAAAACTTGGCGGCGAAATAGGATATATTAACTCAACATTTGATTCAACAACATTAACAGGATATGGCGCTGGAGTAGGTGGAATACTAAACCTTGGAGTTTTAACAATTAAAGCTCTTCCTGTTGTTTTGCAAATGCCGTATTATAAACTTGGTTTTGTAAATGCCAACTACGAAAATAATTTAGAGGATACAAATAATTATAATGAATTATTATCATATTCCGATACAAGACTTGGAGGTATTGGTGAATTACAATTAACTTTGGGAAATTTATTAAAAGCTAATGCAAGGTTAAATTATGATTTAACCACAGATTTTGAAATTTTAAATCCTGAACTTAATGGATCTTTGCAGGCTAAAATACCTTCAGAACAATTCCCACTAATAATAGTAGGAAAATATTATAAACCTATGAAAAACTTAGATGAATTATCAAGTTTGTTAGATGAAAATACATCTGCAGAACTTTCTATAGGTTATCCTATTTCAAATGGTTTATTCATGCTATATACAAAATATTATGATAATGCTTCTGATGAATTTAAAGATAAAATAGAATTCAGTGTAATTGCTGATTTTTAATAATTAACTAAATTTATTTGTTATTATTGTTTTTTTTCTTAAATTTTTTTCATTTTTTGACTACATACTTTTTAAGTGTTAGTTTTTTAAAATTTAAAAAATGTGTTATAATCGAAACAGATTTGTTTTTACAAATTAACGAAAACGGTTGCGCAAATGAAAGGGAGGGTGTTAGCATGAAAAAATTATTAGTATTATCTCTAGTTATTTTAATGGCTGTTATTGGTATGAGTGTGAAAATTACTATGGCTGCTGGTGCTGTTGGAAGAGAATTAGAAGTATTAATGAACCAGATTAAAGCTTTCAATAAAATTTACCCAGACATCGAAGTTCAACTTTTGCCTATGCCAAATAGTTCTACAGCAAGACATGATTTATACGTTACATATTTAGGCGCTATGACATCAGATCCAGATATTTTAATGATCGATGTTATCTGGCCTGCAGAATTTGCTCCATTTGTAGCTGATTTAACCGATGATTATGATTATTTTGAATTGGATAAATTTTTACCTGGTACAGTAAAATCTGGTACCGTTCAAGGTAGAATAGTGGCTATTCCATGGTTTACAGATGCAGGATTATTATATTATAGAAAAGATTTATTAAAGAAATATGGTTATGATGTTCCACAAACATGGGAAGAATTAAAAACAGTTGCTGCAGATATTTCTTCCAAAGAAAAAATAAATGGTATGTTGTTTCAATTAGCTCAATATGAAGGTTTAGTTTGTGATGTTGCAGAATTTGTTCATTCCTACGGTGCCGATTTCTTAGACGCTAATGGAAAGGTTATTATAGGAGATCCTGACAATCATGCAAGATTAGTAAAAGCATTGACAATGTTAAAGAGTTTTATTGACGATGGTGTTGC from the Marinitoga hydrogenitolerans DSM 16785 genome contains:
- a CDS encoding ABC transporter substrate-binding protein, with the protein product MKKLLVLSLVILMAVIGMSVKITMAAGAVGRELEVLMNQIKAFNKIYPDIEVQLLPMPNSSTARHDLYVTYLGAMTSDPDILMIDVIWPAEFAPFVADLTDDYDYFELDKFLPGTVKSGTVQGRIVAIPWFTDAGLLYYRKDLLKKYGYDVPQTWEELKTVAADISSKEKINGMLFQLAQYEGLVCDVAEFVHSYGADFLDANGKVIIGDPDNHARLVKALTMLKSFIDDGVAPKGVLTYMEEETRRPFQNGESVFLRNWPYVWSLANDPKQSKIAGKIGVAPLPKGDIEGGRHSATLGGWMLAINNYSSDAEKDAAKKFIKFLTSYDQQLYKAMNAGQNPTRKAVYSDPKLKEAAPFMVELYNVFINAEPRPITPLYTEVSDAIQRQIHSFLIGKKDVEKALNDLESELKMITGQ
- a CDS encoding glycogen synthase encodes the protein MNVTMVSYEVDPFAKVGGLADVVGTLPKFLKKIVDKINVIMPFHKVVEENIKKYNLPLEKVAEDLYPISHSFKYPFSVYKSHLPDTDIPIYFIKNENLFSTKDIYEYPNKEHQTSYFSDCVLSFIKNYLSDTEIIHINDWQTSLISVYLKNNYRDDPILSKTSTILTIHNLGYQGIFPPEILNISGLPGYLYNIDALEFFGQINFLKGGILFSDIINTVSKTYAEEIQTEEYGYKLDGVLKVRNDDLYGILNGIDYNIFNPETDKSIPYNFNKDKLENKNKNKVYLQEKLGLPKNENVPILSFIGRIVEQKGIDLISEILDYLTLLDVQIIILGTGEKRYEDLLSKYQNKYPKKLSINIKFDKDLAQLIYAGSDIFIMPSKYEPCGLGQMYAMRYGTIPIVRYTGGLADTVREFSCETLSGTGFGFYEYSSSNLLIKILKSIHLYNREKNCWKKLITNAMNEDFSWNKSADEYHYIYKRALSKKRF
- the galT gene encoding galactose-1-phosphate uridylyltransferase; this translates as MPEYRKDPITNRWVIISSERSNRPIEKAELTTSTSIFCPFDKGNEHLTPPEILAFKPQNSKPNDENWWLRVVPNKFPAVTQEKPPIIKKNGMYFSIDGYGYHEVIIETPNHNTTIAYMNDFEVEEIIWAYLQRFNEIKKDKKIKYVQIFKNYGPNAGASLPHPHSQLIATPIIPIFIEEELKGSKAFYNIKKECIFCSIINQEKKENVRIIEENNNFISFEPFAPRFPYETWIIQKEHNSNFGNLDIHLVKDFAKILKNTLLKLNRLLGIFPFNYMIHTSPFDNLNNSYYHWHLEIIPRLTNAAGFEWGSGFFINSVSPENAAQNLKSLEEGFL